From one Lotus japonicus ecotype B-129 chromosome 3, LjGifu_v1.2 genomic stretch:
- the LOC130747590 gene encoding phosphatidylinositol N-acetylglucosaminyltransferase subunit P-like: MESPHSVNSPRRTLSLSRQRRPYASFPDQDDKTSGFGLSGDHGPKPSEVYGFLGSITTVVASVIFLVWAYVPESWLHSIGITYYPSRYWALAVPTYVMVSIVLMLGFYIGLNFISTPSPASIYTVFDEFSRDPLSLDCSLAGEEKPIDPISDIGIDRINDVMFNNAA; this comes from the exons ATGGAAAGTCCCCACTCTGTCAACAGTCCTAGAAGAACGCTCAGTTTGTCAAGACAGCGGAGGCCATATGCATCCTTTCCTGACCAAGATGACAAAACCTCTGGCTTTGGATTGTCTGGCGACCATGGTCCTAAGCCTTCTGAAGTTTATGGTTTTCTGGGATCCATAACCACTGTTGTTGCTTCAG TTATTTTCTTGGTATGGGCATATGTTCCAGAATCATGGCTACATTCTATTGGCATCACTTACTATCCTAGCAG ATATTGGGCTCTGGCAGTACCAACTTATGTGATGGTGAGCATTGTATTAATGCTGGGATTCTACATTGGTCTTAACTTCATTTCAACTCCTTCTCCTGCATCTATATACACAGTTTTTG ATGAATTCAGTAGGGATCCTCTGAGTCTTGATTGCTCGCTAGCGGGAGAGGAGAAGCCTATCGACCCTATATCTGATATTGGTATTGACAGAATCAATGATGTTATGTTCAATAATGCGGCCTAA
- the LOC130747589 gene encoding aspartic proteinase 36-like, which produces MAAAFLVSVVLLLSAAAAAAVFSGSPATLNLERAFPTNHGVELSQLRARDMLRHRRMLLQSSNNGVADFSVQGTFDPFQVGLYFTRVQIGTPPVEFYVQIDTGSDVLWVSCSSCNGCPQTSGLQIQLDFFDPGHSSTSSLISCSDQRCNGGIQTSDASCSGRDGQCSYDFRYGDGSGTSGYYVSDMMHFTTIFEGSVVANSSAPVVFGCSNQQSGDLTKSDRAVDGIFGFGQQEMSVISQLSSQGIAPRVFSHCLKGDSSGGGILVLGEIMEPNIIYTPLVPLQPHYNLELQSISVSGQTLQIDPSVFATSNNRGTIVDSGTTLAYLAEEAYDPFVNAITAAIPQSVRSVVSRGTPCYLISTSVTDIFPQASLNFAGGASMVLRPQDYLIQQNSIGGAAVWCIGFQKIQGQGVTILGDLVLKDKIIVYDLAGQRIGWANYDCSLTVNVSAAMGTGRSEFVNAGEIGGSTSLRDGLRLTETGFVAFFVHIILICYLVFL; this is translated from the exons ATGGCGGCTGCTTTTCTTGTCTCCGTCGTTTTGCTACTGTCGGCagcggcagcggcggcggttTTCTCTGGATCTCCGGCGACTCTGAACTTGGAAAGAGCATTTCCCACGAATCATGGAGTTGAGTTGAGTCAGCTCAGAGCTCGGGACATGCTCCGGCATCGTAGGATGTTGTTGCAGTCTTCTAACAACGGTGTCGCTGATTTCTCCGTTCAGGGTACCTTTGATCCATTTCAAGTCGG GCTCTACTTTACAAGGGTGCAGATAGGAACTCCTCCAGTAGAATTTTATGTGCAGATTGACACTGGCAGTGATGTTCTATGGGTTAGTTGCAGCTCCTGCAATGGTTGTCCTCAGACAAGTGGGCTTCAG ATTCAGCTAGATTTTTTTGATCCCGGGCATTCATCGACATCTTCATTGATCTCCTGTTCTGACCAGAGGTGCAATGGTGGAATACAAACATCAGATGCCAGCTGCTCCGGTCGGGACGGCCAGTGCTCTTACGATTTCCGGTATGGAGATGGTAGTGGGACATCAGGCTACTACGTGTCGGACATGATGCATTTCACCACTATCTTTGAGGGTTCTGTGGTCGCAAATTCTTCAGCTCCTGTGGTTTTTGG TTGTAGTAATCAGCAGAGTGGAGACCTCACAAAATCTGACAGAGCAGTTGATGGAATATTTGGATTTGGGCAACAGGAAATGTCTGTGATCTCTCAGCTCTCCTCACAAGGGATTGCCCCAAGAGTATTCTCCCATTGCCTTAAAGGAGACAGTAGTGGTGGCGGCATATTGGTTCTTGGTGAGATTATGGAGCCAAACATAATCTATACTCCACTTGTTCCATTACA GCCTCATTACAATTTAGAACTGCAGAGCATCTCTGTCAGCGGCCAGACATTACAAATTGATCCGTCAGTTTTCGCAACATCAAACAATAGAGGCACCATTGTTGATTCTGGAACAACTTTAGCATATCTTGCAGAAGAGGCTTATGACCCCTTTGTTAATGCG ATTACAGCTGCAATCCCACAATCTGTACGCAGTGTTGTTTCCAGGGGAACTCCGTGTTACTTAATCTCTACCAG TGTCACTGACATTTTTCCTCAAGCAAGTCTGAACTTTGCTGGTGGGGCATCAATGGTTTTAAGACCACAAGACTACCTTATACAACAGAATTCTATT GGTGGTGCAGCAGTGTGGTGTATTGGCTTTCAGAAAATCCAGGGTCAAGGGGTGACAATTCTAGGAG ATCTTGTATTAAAAGACAAAATTATTGTTTATGATTTGGCTGGTCAACGCATTGGATGGGCTAACTATGACT GTTCTTTGACGGTTAATGTCTCTGCCGCAATGGGCACTGGCAGAAGTGAATTTGTGAATGCTGGAGAGATAGGTGGAAGCACTTCTTTACGTGATGGACTTAGGTTGACAGAGACAGGGTTCGTAGCTTTCTTCGTTCACATAATACTGATTTGCTACCTTGTATTTTTATAG
- the LOC130745048 gene encoding uncharacterized protein LOC130745048, translated as MEDTFMFTSEPPPPPPPTPPDQQRPTFKDKVMGNGPTKRREPRQFQNLVTKGVLAKENVNGDRLFPSFDFVEESEYERICQPWQGCLVVKLLGTHIGYTAMCEKLRLLWKPVGGMEVTDVHHGYYMVKFDIEADRDRAATGVPWLIYDHYLSVKPWNKDFVAANDKINTTMVWIRIPGLGMQFYDEDILLTLATGVGTPIKVDIHTADMRLGKFARICVEIDLDKPVVGTLRLRGTWYNIEYEGLHLLCPKCGCYGHLSRKCKVETPTPVVVQTQTQTAAPTTSAPPEQTLGEAVNPALNADPMQAEIAAPKKAVSVTLAAHGKWLNVEKPKMKQNQNRHTGFAKSKEARNANRFQSLANLPEGEGDPVEGAHTPVKVGNDKMKTGTFNAKKRTRRDEGKPSLGVAHTPLRIMERASSHTPAPSGTGKAPGNVKIIPPTRMIGDKVVYDIGGGAMSTENMRPMGGGRYQLLTDASAREGCAVGEAVATNPMDPGPVNQMMRVSQQ; from the coding sequence ATGGAAGACACGTTCATGTTTACGAGCgaaccgccgccgccaccgccgccCACGCCGCCAGATCAACAGAGGCCGACGTTCAAGGACAAGGTGATGGGGAATGGACCGACCAAAAGAAGGGAGCCAAGGCAGTTCCAAAACCTGGTGACCAAGGGAGTGCTGGCGAAGGAGAATGTCAACGGCGATAGGTTGTTTCCTAGCTTTGATTTTGTTGAAGAGTCAGAGTATGAGAGGATTTGCCAACCATGGCAAGGCTGCCTGGTAGTGAAACTATTGGGCACGCATATTGGCTATACTGCCATGTGTGAGAAGCTGCGCCTGCTCTGGAAACCAGTGGGAGGCATGGAGGTAACAGATGTGCACCATGGCTACTACATGGTGAAGTTTGATATAGAAGCAGATCGGGATAGGGCTGCGACGGGTGTGCCGTGGTTGATTTACGATCACTACTTGTCGGTTAAGCCGTGGAATAAGGATTTCGTGGCTGCGAATGATAAAATCAACACAACAATGGTGTGGATTCGTATACCCGGTTTGGGCATGCAATTTTATGACGAAGATATACTGCTAACCCTAGCTACTGGGGTGGGCACTCCGATCAAGGTGGACATACACACCGCCGACATGCGTTTGGGTAAGTTCGCTCGTATATGCGTGGAGATCGATTTGGATAAACCAGTTGTGGGCACCCTGAGGCTGAGAGGGACATGGTATAACATCGAGTATGAGGGCTTACACTTGCTTTGCCCAAAATGTGGTTGCTACGGTCATCTCTCGCGGAAGTGCAAGGTTGAGACACCGACACCGGTGGTGGTTCAAACACAGACACAAACGGCGGCACCTACAACCAGTGCACCTCCTGAACAAACCCTAGGAGAAGCAGTCAATCCAGCATTGAATGCTGACCCCATGCAAGCCGAGATTGCTGCACCAAAAAAGGCAGTTTCTGTTACATTGGCTGCACATGGAAAATGGTTAAATGTAGAGAAACCAAAAATGAAACAGAATCAAAACCGCCATACAGGGTTTGCGAAATCTAAGGAGGCCAGGAACGCTAACAGATTCCAATCATTAGCCAATCTTCCAGAAGGGGAAGGAGATCCCGTGGAGGGCGCGCACACACCCGTAAAGGTTGGTAATGATAAGATGAAAACAGGGACATTTAATGCGAAGAAACGTACTCGTCGGGATGAGGGGAAACCATCCCTGGGGGTGGCCCACACTCCATTAAGAATTATGGAACGTGCTTCGTCTCATACTCCAGCACCTTCGGGGACGGGGAAAGCTCCAGGGAATGTCAAGATTATACCACCAACAAGAATGATTGGGGATAAGGTAGTGTATGATATCGGTGGGGGAGCAATGTCCACAGAGAACATGAGGCCAATGGGGGGTGGCAGGTACCAGTTGCTCACTGATGCCTCAGCAAGGGAGGGATGTGCAGTCGGTGAAGCTGTAGCAACAAACCCAATGGACCCAGGACCGGTGAATCAAATGATGAGAGTATCTCAACAATAG
- the LOC130747593 gene encoding ubiquitin-conjugating enzyme E2 28-like has translation MASKRILKELKDLQRDPPTSCSAGPVGEDMFHWQATIIGPNDCPYSGGVFLVTIHFPPDYPFKPPKVAFRTKVFHPNINSNGNICLDILKEQWSPALTISKVLLSICSLLTDPNPDDPLVPEIAHMCKTDKVKYESTARSWTQKYAMG, from the exons ATGGCATCCAAGAGAATACTGAAGGAGCTCAAGGACTTGCAGAGAGATCCACCAACTTCATGCAGTGCAG GCCCTGTGGGAGAGGACATGTTCCATTGGCAAGCAACCATCATTGGTCCAAATGACTGCCCCTATTCTGGTGGAGTTTTCCTTGTGACCATTCATTTCCCTCCTGATTATCCCTTCAAACCTCCCAAG GTTGCATTCAGGACCAAGGTATTCCATCCCAACATCAATAGCAATGGCAATATTTGCTTGGACATACTCAAAGAACAATGGAGCCCTGCTCTCACCATATCCAAG GTGCTTCTCTCTATATGTTCTCTGCTAACAGATCCAAATCCTGATGACCCTTTGGTGCCTGAAATTGCTCATATGTGCAAGACAGACAAAGTGAAGTATGAGTCCACTGCTAGAAGCTGGACCCAGAAGTATGCAATGGGATAA